In Motilibacter rhizosphaerae, one DNA window encodes the following:
- the uvrA gene encoding excinuclease ABC subunit UvrA, producing the protein MADRLIVRGAREHNLRDVSLDLPRNALVVFTGLSGSGKSSLAFDTIFAEGQRRYVESLSSYARQFLGQMDKPDVDFIEGLSPAVSIDQKSTSRNPRSTVGTITEVYDYLRLLWSRTGHPHCPKCGRDIARQTPQQIVDRVLEMEDGARFQVLAPVVRGRKGEFADLFADLQTKGYSRARVDGATVQLSEPPKLDKRYKHTVEVVVDRLQVKPSAKRRLTDSVETALGLAGGLVVLDFVDLPEGDPGRERIFSEHLACLFDDLSFEELEPRSFSFNSPFGACPECTGIGTRLEVDPELLVPDDELSLREGAVAPWASGQSADYFLRLLDALAESLEFSLDTPWRSLPKRAKDAVLHGLDYQVHVKYRNRFGRERSYFSGFEGAIPFVKRRHSETDSEWSRDRYEGYMREVPCPSCKGSRLKPEILAVTVNGMSIADFCALPVGEAAKALADLELSARERQIAERVLKEINARLGFLLDVGLDYLSLDRAAGTLSGGEAQRIRLATQIGSGLVGVLYVLDEPSIGLHQRDNRRLIDTLTRLRDLGNTLIVVEHDEDTVRTADWVVDIGPGAGEHGGRVVHSGDVASLLTNEESLTGAYLSGRTRIETPTERRAPTPGRELVVKGAREHNLKAVDVAFPLGCLVAVTGVSGSGKSTLVNDILYTVLANKLNGARQVPGRHRTVTGLEHLDKVVHVDQSPIGRTPRSNPATYTGVFDHMRRLFAETTEAKVRGYLPGRFSFNVKGGRCEACSGDGTIKIEMNFLPDVYVPCEVCHGARYNRETLEVHFKGKTIAEVLDMPIDEAADFFAAVPAIARHLRTLVDVGLGYVRLGQPAPTLSGGEAQRVKLASELQKRSNGRTVYVLDEPTTGLHFEDIRKLLGVLTRLVEQGNSVIVIEHNLDVIKTADWVIDMGPEGGSGGGTVVAQGTPEQVAQVAASHTGRFLREALDPRGRARKAGRKRAPALAG; encoded by the coding sequence GTGGCCGACCGCCTGATCGTCCGAGGTGCCCGGGAGCACAACCTCAGGGACGTCTCGCTCGACCTGCCCCGGAACGCCCTCGTCGTGTTCACGGGCCTGTCCGGGTCGGGCAAGTCCAGCCTCGCCTTCGACACGATCTTCGCCGAGGGGCAGCGGCGCTACGTCGAGTCCCTGTCGTCCTACGCCCGGCAGTTCCTCGGGCAGATGGACAAGCCCGACGTCGACTTCATCGAGGGGCTGTCGCCCGCGGTCTCGATCGACCAGAAGTCGACGAGCCGCAACCCGCGCTCGACCGTCGGGACGATCACCGAGGTCTACGACTACCTGCGCCTGCTCTGGTCGCGCACCGGCCACCCGCACTGCCCGAAGTGCGGGCGCGACATCGCGCGGCAGACGCCGCAGCAGATCGTCGACCGGGTCCTCGAGATGGAGGACGGCGCCCGCTTCCAGGTCCTCGCCCCCGTCGTGCGCGGGCGCAAGGGCGAGTTCGCCGACCTCTTCGCCGACCTGCAGACCAAGGGCTACAGCCGGGCGCGGGTCGACGGCGCGACGGTGCAGCTCAGCGAGCCGCCCAAGCTCGACAAGCGCTACAAGCACACCGTCGAGGTCGTGGTCGACCGCCTCCAGGTCAAGCCCTCGGCCAAGCGCCGGCTCACCGACTCGGTCGAGACGGCGCTGGGCCTCGCCGGCGGCCTCGTGGTCCTCGACTTCGTCGACCTGCCCGAGGGCGACCCGGGCCGCGAGCGGATCTTCAGCGAGCACCTGGCCTGCCTGTTCGACGACCTGTCGTTCGAGGAGCTGGAGCCGCGGTCGTTCTCGTTCAACTCGCCGTTCGGGGCCTGCCCCGAGTGCACCGGCATCGGCACGCGGCTCGAGGTCGACCCCGAGCTGCTCGTGCCCGACGACGAGCTCAGCCTGCGCGAGGGCGCGGTCGCGCCGTGGGCCAGCGGCCAGTCCGCCGACTACTTCCTCCGGCTGCTCGACGCCCTCGCCGAGTCGCTGGAGTTCAGCCTCGACACCCCGTGGCGCAGCCTGCCCAAGCGGGCCAAGGACGCGGTCCTCCACGGCCTCGACTACCAGGTCCACGTGAAGTACCGCAACCGCTTCGGGCGCGAGCGCTCCTACTTCAGCGGCTTCGAGGGTGCGATCCCGTTCGTCAAGCGGCGCCACTCCGAGACCGACTCCGAGTGGAGCCGGGACCGCTACGAGGGCTACATGCGCGAGGTGCCGTGCCCCTCCTGCAAGGGCTCGCGGCTCAAGCCCGAGATCCTCGCCGTCACGGTCAACGGCATGTCGATCGCCGACTTCTGCGCGCTGCCCGTCGGCGAGGCGGCCAAGGCGCTCGCCGACCTCGAGCTCAGCGCGCGGGAGCGGCAGATCGCCGAGCGCGTGCTGAAGGAGATCAACGCCCGGCTCGGCTTCCTGCTCGACGTGGGCCTCGACTACCTCAGCCTCGACCGCGCGGCCGGCACGCTGTCCGGCGGCGAGGCGCAGCGCATCAGGCTCGCCACGCAGATCGGCTCCGGGCTCGTCGGCGTGCTCTACGTCCTCGACGAGCCGAGCATCGGCCTGCACCAGCGCGACAACCGCCGCCTCATCGACACCCTCACCCGGCTGCGCGACCTCGGCAACACCCTCATCGTCGTCGAGCACGACGAGGACACCGTGCGCACCGCGGACTGGGTGGTCGACATCGGGCCGGGCGCGGGGGAGCACGGCGGGCGGGTCGTCCACTCCGGCGACGTGGCCAGCCTGCTCACCAACGAGGAGTCGCTCACCGGCGCGTACCTCTCGGGGCGGACGCGGATCGAGACGCCGACCGAGCGCCGGGCGCCGACGCCGGGCCGCGAGCTCGTCGTCAAGGGCGCCCGCGAGCACAACCTCAAGGCCGTCGACGTGGCGTTCCCGCTCGGCTGCCTCGTCGCGGTGACGGGCGTCAGCGGCTCGGGGAAGTCCACGCTGGTCAACGACATCCTCTACACCGTGCTCGCCAACAAGCTCAACGGCGCGCGCCAGGTGCCGGGCCGGCACCGCACGGTGACCGGGCTCGAGCACCTCGACAAGGTCGTCCACGTCGACCAGAGCCCGATCGGGCGCACCCCGCGGAGCAACCCCGCGACCTACACCGGCGTCTTCGACCACATGCGCCGGCTGTTCGCCGAGACGACGGAGGCGAAGGTCCGCGGCTACCTGCCGGGCCGCTTCTCCTTCAACGTCAAGGGCGGGCGCTGCGAGGCCTGCTCGGGCGACGGCACGATCAAGATCGAGATGAACTTCCTGCCGGACGTCTACGTCCCGTGCGAGGTCTGCCACGGCGCGCGCTACAACCGCGAGACGCTCGAGGTGCACTTCAAGGGCAAGACGATCGCCGAGGTGCTCGACATGCCGATCGATGAGGCCGCGGACTTCTTCGCGGCGGTCCCCGCGATCGCCCGCCACCTGCGCACCCTGGTCGACGTCGGGCTGGGCTACGTCCGGCTCGGCCAGCCGGCGCCGACGCTGTCCGGCGGCGAGGCGCAGCGCGTCAAGCTCGCCTCCGAGCTGCAGAAGCGCAGCAACGGCAGGACGGTCTACGTCCTCGACGAGCCGACGACGGGGCTGCACTTCGAGGACATCCGCAAGCTGCTCGGCGTGCTGACCCGGCTGGTCGAGCAGGGCAACAGCGTCATCGTCATCGAGCACAACCTCGACGTCATCAAGACGGCCGACTGGGTCATCGACATGGGTCCCGAGGGCGGCAGCGGCGGCGGCACGGTGGTCGCCCAGGGCACCCCGGAGCAGGTCGCGCAGGTGGCCGCCAGCCACACCGGGCGCTTCCTCCGCGAGGCCCTCGACCCCCGTGGGCGCGCGCGCAAGGCCGGCCGCAAGCGCGCTCCCGCGCTGGCCGGCTGA
- a CDS encoding MBL fold metallo-hydrolase, with the protein MSEPAETPVTGTDLVLGTLAVTGLSVGATDNDAYLLRCRASGATLLVDAAAEAERLLRLVGDLAGGRLDGVLTTHRHHDHWGALAQLVQATGTTTYAGAADADAIGVRTDVRLGHGDLVRVGEAEVRVVALPGHTPGSVAVLLEPESDAPVVLTGDALFPGGVGRTGSPEEFTSAYDAVVRELFDQLPDATRVLPGHGLPTTLGAERPSLPEWRARGW; encoded by the coding sequence GTGAGCGAGCCCGCCGAGACCCCCGTGACCGGCACCGACCTCGTCCTCGGGACGCTCGCGGTGACCGGGCTGTCCGTCGGCGCGACGGACAACGACGCGTACCTCCTGCGCTGCCGCGCGTCGGGCGCGACGCTGCTCGTCGACGCCGCCGCCGAGGCGGAGCGGCTCCTCCGGCTCGTCGGCGACCTGGCAGGGGGACGGCTCGACGGCGTGCTGACGACCCACCGGCACCACGACCACTGGGGCGCCCTGGCGCAGCTCGTGCAGGCGACCGGCACCACGACGTACGCCGGGGCGGCCGACGCCGACGCGATCGGGGTCCGCACCGACGTCCGGCTCGGCCACGGCGACCTCGTGCGCGTCGGGGAGGCCGAGGTGCGCGTCGTCGCCCTGCCCGGGCACACCCCGGGCTCGGTCGCGGTGCTCCTCGAGCCGGAGTCCGACGCTCCCGTCGTGCTCACCGGCGACGCGCTCTTCCCCGGGGGCGTGGGCCGCACCGGCTCGCCCGAGGAGTTCACCAGCGCGTACGACGCGGTGGTCCGCGAGCTGTTCGATCAGCTCCCGGACGCCACGCGCGTCCTGCCGGGGCACGGGCTGCCGACGACCCTGGGCGCCGAGCGCCCGAGCCTGCCGGAGTGGCGCGCCCGCGGCTGGTAG
- a CDS encoding mannitol dehydrogenase family protein — protein MTPRRLDRSVLADPPEGVAVPTYDRSRVRAGIVHFGVGGFHRAHQAMYLDRLMEQGEARDWGICGVGVLPHDERMRDVLAAQDFLYTLVVKHPDGTYEPRVIGSLVDYLFAPDDPGAVVERLASPEVRIVSLTITEGGYNFHHVTGEFDAGNPGVMADLEPGAVPRTVFGLVTEGLRRRRDRGIPPFTVMSCDNIQGNGEVAHRMFTAFARLRDPELADWIEQEVRFPSCMVDRITPATTDDDRAEVAERFGIADGWPVVCEPFTQWVLEDAFPLGRPPLQDAGVQLVEDVEPYELMKLRLLNASHQALCYFGYLAGYRLVHDVARDPLFARFLRAYMDEEGTPTLRPVPGIDLDDYKTQLVERFSNAEVRDTVPRLCAESSDRIPKWLLPVVRERLAAGAVPVRAIAVVASWARYAEAVDEQGQPIEVVDRLRDVLVETARRQHDEPLAFVENRALFGDLVDDERFRAAYLAVLESLHAKGARATLESLESGAGE, from the coding sequence GTGACCCCGCGCCGCCTCGACCGCAGCGTCCTCGCCGACCCGCCCGAGGGGGTGGCGGTCCCGACCTACGACCGCTCCCGCGTGCGCGCGGGGATCGTCCACTTCGGTGTCGGGGGCTTCCACCGCGCGCACCAGGCGATGTACCTCGACCGGCTCATGGAGCAGGGGGAGGCGCGGGACTGGGGGATCTGCGGCGTCGGGGTCCTCCCGCACGACGAGCGGATGCGCGATGTCCTGGCAGCGCAGGACTTCCTCTACACCCTCGTCGTCAAGCACCCGGACGGCACGTACGAGCCGCGGGTCATCGGCTCGCTCGTCGACTACCTGTTCGCCCCCGACGACCCCGGGGCCGTCGTGGAGAGGCTCGCCTCGCCCGAGGTGCGCATCGTCTCCCTCACGATCACCGAGGGCGGCTACAACTTCCACCACGTGACCGGCGAGTTCGACGCCGGCAACCCCGGGGTGATGGCCGACCTCGAGCCCGGGGCGGTGCCGCGTACGGTCTTCGGGCTCGTGACGGAGGGCCTGCGGAGGCGCCGCGACCGCGGCATCCCGCCGTTCACGGTGATGTCCTGCGACAACATCCAGGGCAACGGCGAGGTGGCGCACCGGATGTTCACGGCGTTCGCACGGCTGCGCGACCCGGAGCTGGCGGACTGGATCGAGCAGGAGGTGCGCTTCCCGTCCTGCATGGTCGACCGCATCACCCCCGCGACGACGGACGACGACCGCGCGGAGGTGGCCGAGCGCTTCGGCATCGCGGACGGTTGGCCGGTCGTCTGCGAGCCGTTCACGCAGTGGGTGCTCGAGGACGCCTTCCCCCTGGGCCGGCCGCCGCTGCAGGACGCGGGCGTGCAGCTCGTCGAGGACGTCGAGCCGTACGAGCTCATGAAGCTCCGCCTGCTCAACGCGAGCCACCAGGCGCTGTGCTACTTCGGCTACCTCGCGGGCTACCGGCTCGTGCACGACGTCGCCCGCGACCCGCTCTTCGCGCGCTTCCTGCGGGCCTACATGGACGAGGAGGGCACGCCGACGCTGCGGCCGGTGCCGGGCATCGACCTCGACGACTACAAGACCCAGCTGGTCGAGCGGTTCTCCAACGCCGAGGTGCGCGACACGGTGCCCCGGCTGTGCGCCGAGAGCTCCGACCGGATCCCGAAGTGGCTGCTCCCCGTCGTGCGCGAGCGGCTCGCCGCGGGCGCGGTGCCGGTCCGCGCCATCGCCGTCGTCGCCAGCTGGGCGAGGTACGCCGAGGCCGTCGACGAGCAGGGCCAGCCGATCGAGGTCGTGGACCGGCTGCGCGACGTGCTGGTCGAGACCGCCCGCCGCCAGCACGACGAACCGCTGGCGTTCGTCGAGAACCGGGCGCTGTTCGGCGACCTGGTCGACGACGAGCGCTTCCGGGCGGCGTACCTCGCGGTGCTGGAGTCGCTCCACGCGAAGGGCGCGCGGGCCACGCTGGAGTCGCTCGAGTCCGGCGCGGGGGAGTAG
- a CDS encoding carbohydrate ABC transporter permease produces MTAVVTVPVARRRRPRRGGSPLLGLLAWVLGLLFFAPVAWMVLTSFHTESDAATNPPSLGAKLTLQGYREFFGASTGTSPWPSLINSATASIGSTVLVLALAIPAAYALSIRPVRKWSDVLFFFLTTKMLPAVAGLLPIYLFAQKVHLLDNIWLLVLLYTTMNLPIAVWMMRSFLAEVPVAILEAASIDGASLPAIFRRIILPLSAPGIAATSLICFIFSWNEMLFARVLTGVVSQTAPVFLTSFVTSQGLFLAKVCAAACAISFPVLVAGFAAQDKLVQGLSLGAVK; encoded by the coding sequence ATGACCGCCGTCGTCACGGTGCCGGTCGCCCGCCGCCGGCGCCCCCGCCGGGGCGGGAGCCCGCTGCTCGGCCTGCTCGCCTGGGTCCTGGGGCTGCTGTTCTTCGCGCCCGTCGCGTGGATGGTCCTCACGTCCTTCCACACCGAGTCCGACGCCGCCACCAACCCGCCGTCACTGGGCGCGAAGCTGACCCTGCAGGGCTACCGCGAGTTCTTCGGTGCCTCCACCGGTACGAGCCCGTGGCCCTCGCTCATCAACTCGGCGACCGCGAGCATCGGCTCCACGGTCCTCGTGCTCGCGCTGGCGATCCCGGCGGCGTACGCGCTGTCGATCCGCCCCGTGCGCAAGTGGTCCGACGTGCTCTTCTTCTTCCTCACGACGAAGATGCTGCCGGCGGTGGCCGGCCTCCTGCCGATCTACCTCTTCGCGCAGAAGGTGCACCTGCTCGACAACATCTGGCTGCTGGTGCTGCTCTACACGACGATGAACCTGCCGATCGCCGTGTGGATGATGCGCTCCTTCCTCGCCGAGGTGCCGGTCGCGATCCTCGAGGCGGCCTCCATCGACGGTGCGTCGCTGCCGGCGATCTTCCGCCGGATCATCCTGCCGCTCTCGGCGCCGGGCATCGCCGCGACCTCGCTGATCTGCTTCATCTTCAGCTGGAACGAGATGCTCTTCGCCCGCGTGCTGACCGGAGTCGTGTCGCAGACGGCGCCGGTGTTCCTCACCAGCTTCGTCACGAGCCAGGGGCTCTTCCTCGCCAAGGTCTGCGCGGCCGCCTGCGCCATCTCCTTCCCCGTGCTGGTCGCCGGGTTCGCCGCCCAGGACAAGCTGGTCCAGGGCCTGTCCCTCGGAGCCGTCAAGTGA
- a CDS encoding carbohydrate ABC transporter permease — translation MSTVQLPASGRASRPAPAPGRTSQQGWRSRRDWARRAPLLPALVYLVVVTQLPFVATLVISLMRWNALYPDDKGFSGLHNYVNAFQDATLRSSIITTIVLTVSVVLVSLLIGLGLALLLDRAFFGRGFVRTILIAPFLVVPVAAALLWKHALYNPEYGLLNGGLHWLWSLFGSDSPPQPDWIGGTPKLAVEAALVWQWTPFMMLILLAGLQSRPLDVYEAARVDGAGAWQVFRFITLPHLRRYLELAALLGCIYVVQNFDAVFTLTSGGLGTANLPYTIYETFYQAHDYGQASANGVIVVFGSIVIATFALRQISSLLREES, via the coding sequence ATGAGCACCGTGCAGCTCCCGGCGTCGGGGCGGGCCTCGCGGCCCGCCCCGGCCCCGGGCCGGACCTCGCAGCAGGGCTGGCGGTCCCGCAGGGACTGGGCACGCCGTGCCCCCCTCCTGCCGGCGCTGGTCTACCTCGTCGTCGTCACCCAGCTGCCGTTCGTCGCCACGCTCGTCATCTCGCTGATGCGCTGGAACGCGCTCTACCCGGACGACAAGGGCTTCAGCGGCCTGCACAACTACGTCAACGCCTTCCAGGACGCGACGCTGCGCTCGTCGATCATCACGACGATCGTGCTGACCGTGAGCGTGGTGCTGGTCAGCCTGCTCATCGGGCTCGGCCTCGCCCTGCTCCTGGACCGCGCGTTCTTCGGCCGCGGCTTCGTCCGCACGATCCTCATCGCGCCGTTCCTCGTGGTGCCGGTCGCCGCCGCGCTGCTGTGGAAGCACGCGCTCTACAACCCGGAGTACGGCCTGCTCAACGGCGGCCTGCACTGGCTGTGGAGCCTGTTCGGCTCGGACTCGCCACCCCAGCCCGACTGGATCGGGGGGACGCCCAAGCTCGCCGTCGAGGCCGCCCTGGTGTGGCAGTGGACGCCGTTCATGATGCTGATCCTGCTGGCCGGCCTCCAGTCCCGGCCCCTCGACGTCTATGAGGCGGCTCGCGTCGACGGTGCCGGTGCGTGGCAGGTGTTCCGCTTCATCACCCTGCCGCACCTGCGGCGCTACCTCGAGCTGGCCGCTCTGCTCGGCTGCATCTACGTCGTGCAGAACTTCGACGCCGTCTTCACGCTCACCTCCGGCGGGCTCGGCACCGCGAACCTGCCCTACACGATCTACGAGACCTTCTACCAGGCGCACGACTACGGGCAGGCCTCTGCCAACGGCGTCATCGTCGTCTTCGGGTCGATCGTCATCGCCACGTTCGCGCTGCGCCAGATCTCCAGCCTGCTCCGGGAGGAGTCATGA
- a CDS encoding ABC transporter substrate-binding protein, which yields MSASELFSSQEAKVLFARGPRGSVAALSVLSVAVVPALAACGGAGGSGGSSGSGGGKVVNVLMVNNPQMVDLQKLTADNFTKSTGIKVNYTVLPENDVRDKISQEFSSQAGQYDVASLSNYEIPFYAKNGWLAPLDAVSKDATFAQDDILKPMTESLTVDGKVYGEPFYGESSFLMYRKDVLQSKGVSMPAQPTWQQVADIAAKVDGAQPGMKGICLRGLPGWGEVMAPLTTVVNTFGGTWFTKDWKAGLDSPEWAQATNFYVNLIKAHGESGASQSGFTECLNNMEQSKVAMWYDATSAAGTLESSQSPVAGKLGYAPAPVVKTKSSGWLYTWAWAVQKASKHQDAAAKFIEWASGKDYENLVGKSLGWPRVPAGKRASTYDNADYQKSAGAFYQQTKDSIASADPTDPGVQPRPTVGIQFVDIPEFSALGTTVSQSISSAIAGKTSVSAALKSGQSEAQKVADKYAGK from the coding sequence ATGAGCGCGAGCGAGCTGTTCTCATCCCAGGAGGCAAAGGTGCTCTTCGCACGAGGTCCGCGCGGCTCGGTGGCCGCGCTCTCGGTGCTCTCGGTCGCGGTCGTCCCCGCCCTCGCCGCCTGCGGCGGTGCCGGCGGTTCGGGCGGCAGCTCGGGCAGTGGCGGTGGCAAGGTCGTCAACGTCCTCATGGTGAACAACCCGCAGATGGTCGACCTGCAGAAGCTCACGGCGGACAACTTCACGAAGTCGACCGGCATCAAGGTGAACTACACCGTGCTGCCGGAGAACGACGTCCGCGACAAGATCTCGCAGGAGTTCTCCAGCCAGGCCGGCCAGTACGACGTCGCGTCGCTGAGCAACTACGAGATCCCGTTCTACGCGAAGAACGGCTGGCTCGCCCCGCTCGACGCGGTGAGCAAGGACGCGACGTTCGCCCAGGACGACATCCTCAAGCCGATGACCGAGTCGCTCACGGTCGACGGCAAGGTCTACGGCGAGCCGTTCTACGGCGAGTCCTCGTTCCTCATGTACCGCAAGGACGTCCTGCAGTCCAAGGGCGTCTCGATGCCGGCGCAACCGACCTGGCAGCAGGTGGCGGACATCGCGGCCAAGGTCGACGGCGCGCAGCCCGGCATGAAGGGCATCTGCCTGCGCGGCCTCCCGGGCTGGGGCGAGGTGATGGCCCCGCTGACGACCGTGGTCAACACCTTCGGCGGCACGTGGTTCACCAAGGACTGGAAGGCCGGTCTGGACAGCCCGGAGTGGGCGCAGGCGACGAACTTCTACGTCAACCTCATCAAGGCCCACGGCGAGTCCGGAGCCTCGCAGTCCGGCTTCACCGAGTGCCTCAACAACATGGAGCAGAGCAAGGTCGCCATGTGGTACGACGCGACCTCCGCCGCCGGCACGCTCGAGTCGTCGCAGTCGCCCGTCGCCGGGAAGCTCGGCTACGCGCCCGCTCCCGTCGTGAAGACCAAGAGCTCCGGATGGCTCTACACCTGGGCCTGGGCCGTGCAGAAGGCCTCGAAGCACCAGGACGCGGCCGCGAAGTTCATCGAGTGGGCCTCCGGCAAGGACTACGAGAACCTCGTCGGCAAGAGCCTCGGCTGGCCGCGAGTGCCCGCCGGCAAGCGCGCCTCGACGTACGACAACGCGGACTACCAGAAGTCCGCGGGCGCGTTCTACCAGCAGACCAAGGACTCCATCGCGAGCGCCGACCCGACCGACCCGGGTGTGCAGCCTCGCCCCACCGTAGGCATCCAGTTCGTCGACATCCCGGAGTTCAGCGCCCTCGGCACGACGGTCTCCCAGTCCATCAGCTCTGCGATCGCCGGCAAGACCAGCGTCTCGGCGGCACTGAAGAGCGGGCAGTCCGAAGCGCAGAAGGTCGCCGACAAGTACGCCGGCAAGTGA
- a CDS encoding sugar-binding transcriptional regulator, whose product MPRRSQPGPGELVLMASVARRHYLAGRSNVEIAEELGLSRFKVARLLDAAVSTGLVRIEITSPAGVDVELSSRLQEAYGLRHAVVVDVDDPPVETLLPALGRAAADLVSEIVTDDDVLGLVWARSVSAMSAALRELAPCPVVQLSGALLAPGGGGDTGTELVRSVARVGGGPAYCFYAPMIVPDAATATALRRQPDVTRALEQLPRVTKAVVGVGAWAPGYSTVHDALPEPERARLYQRGVRAEVGGNLLDAEGGEVESPLTARLLSVGADQLRQVEEVVAVAYGVPKAAAVRAALRSGLVRGLVTHRALAVALLALEAGA is encoded by the coding sequence ATGCCGCGTCGCAGCCAGCCGGGGCCCGGCGAGCTCGTCCTCATGGCCTCGGTCGCCCGCCGGCACTACCTCGCCGGCCGGTCGAACGTCGAGATCGCCGAGGAGCTGGGGCTCAGCAGGTTCAAGGTCGCCCGTCTGCTCGACGCGGCCGTGTCCACCGGGCTCGTGCGGATCGAGATCACCTCGCCGGCGGGGGTGGACGTCGAGCTGTCCAGCCGGCTGCAGGAGGCGTACGGGCTGCGCCACGCCGTCGTCGTCGACGTCGACGACCCGCCCGTGGAGACCCTGCTGCCCGCGCTCGGCCGGGCCGCCGCCGACCTGGTGTCGGAGATCGTCACCGACGACGACGTGCTCGGCCTGGTGTGGGCACGCTCGGTCAGCGCGATGAGCGCCGCGCTGCGCGAGCTGGCGCCCTGCCCCGTCGTGCAGCTCAGCGGGGCCCTGCTGGCCCCGGGCGGCGGCGGGGACACCGGTACCGAGCTGGTGCGCAGCGTCGCCCGCGTCGGCGGAGGGCCGGCGTACTGCTTCTACGCGCCGATGATCGTCCCCGACGCGGCCACCGCCACCGCGCTGCGCCGCCAGCCCGACGTCACGCGCGCCCTCGAGCAGCTCCCCCGCGTCACGAAGGCCGTCGTGGGCGTCGGCGCCTGGGCACCCGGCTACTCCACCGTGCACGACGCGCTGCCGGAGCCCGAGCGGGCCCGGCTCTACCAGCGCGGCGTCCGCGCCGAGGTCGGCGGCAACCTGCTCGACGCCGAGGGCGGCGAGGTCGAGTCACCGCTCACCGCGCGGCTGCTCAGCGTCGGGGCGGACCAGCTGCGCCAGGTCGAGGAGGTCGTCGCCGTCGCGTACGGCGTCCCCAAGGCGGCAGCGGTGCGCGCTGCCCTGCGCAGCGGCCTCGTCCGCGGGCTCGTGACCCACCGGGCGCTCGCCGTGGCGCTGCTCGCCCTGGAAGCCGGGGCGTGA
- a CDS encoding phosphotransferase: MTGAPADEVGELLPGGHANRGRIRRAGDTVRRPLRPTSPSVHALLRHLEAVGFPGAPRVRGVDGTREVLDYVPGEVPGSRVPDALATDDALASVALLLRDYHHAARGFDAAAWAWPRRAPAAWAGSVVVHNDPNIDNVVFRGGRAVALIDFDLAAPADPLWDVALAVRLWAPLRDPVDVHDARQGQELRRARLFADAYGLAREERERLAAAVRDSGEWAYAAVEQAVDQGHREFAEYWRAKGGARAGRTRAWLEAHAAEVGDALR; this comes from the coding sequence GTGACCGGGGCACCAGCGGACGAGGTGGGCGAGCTGCTGCCCGGCGGCCACGCCAACCGCGGGCGCATCCGGCGCGCCGGCGACACCGTCCGCCGCCCGCTGCGCCCGACGAGCCCCAGCGTGCACGCCCTGCTGCGCCACCTCGAGGCCGTCGGCTTCCCGGGAGCTCCCCGCGTGCGCGGGGTCGACGGGACGCGCGAGGTGCTCGACTACGTCCCCGGCGAGGTGCCCGGCTCGCGGGTGCCGGACGCGCTGGCCACCGATGACGCGCTGGCCAGCGTCGCGCTCCTCCTCCGCGACTACCACCACGCGGCTCGGGGCTTCGACGCCGCCGCCTGGGCGTGGCCCCGCCGCGCGCCGGCCGCCTGGGCGGGCTCGGTGGTCGTGCACAACGACCCGAACATCGACAACGTGGTGTTCCGGGGAGGCCGCGCCGTCGCCCTCATCGACTTCGACCTGGCCGCACCCGCGGACCCGCTGTGGGACGTCGCCCTCGCCGTACGCCTGTGGGCGCCGCTGCGCGACCCGGTCGACGTGCACGACGCCCGCCAGGGCCAGGAGCTGCGGCGGGCGCGGCTCTTCGCCGACGCGTACGGGCTGGCGCGCGAGGAGCGCGAGCGGCTCGCCGCCGCCGTGCGGGACAGCGGCGAGTGGGCGTACGCCGCCGTCGAGCAGGCCGTCGACCAGGGGCACCGCGAGTTCGCGGAGTACTGGCGCGCCAAGGGCGGTGCCCGGGCCGGCCGGACGCGGGCGTGGCTGGAGGCGCACGCCGCCGAGGTCGGCGACGCGCTGCGCTAG